The following nucleotide sequence is from Archocentrus centrarchus isolate MPI-CPG fArcCen1 chromosome 6, fArcCen1, whole genome shotgun sequence.
agtacaccccatgattcagtagcttgtagaatcaCCTTTATCAGCAACagcttgaagtaatcatttgcTGTATGACTTTCTCAGTCTTTCACATTGTAGAAAAtttttgacccactcttctttacagtgttgcttcagttcagtgaGGTTTGCCAGCACTGATGCCCAGCTCTCTCAAGGTCTCAACACAGcattctgttggagatttgctgctatgcttgggatcactgtcctgttgcatgacccaattttgggccaggctttagctgtcagacagattgttcagtctttttctaattgtactcttggattttttttattttatttttttgcagtttctctaaaATTATTTTTGGCATGGtctggggtgaatttgctggatgCACACACTCGTGGGAATATTGTGTTAGCATACTCCTGAATGCTTCAgtccagcaaactgccaaaacttctgctttaaCAGAGGTGTTCACACTTACTGATGATCTGTTACTCAAATAcatctgattagcagcacctgcttcttaccctcttaattcctatagaAGTAGTGAGAATTTTCTGATCTATAAGTCtagaaaagtgctctataaatcccagttaatttgcatttttgtcTGTATACATCACttttaataaacaaatacaaactctTACCACACTCCCCAGCCTGGAATGCCAACAGTCTGGATAatactgatcaccacctgggcCATGAAGACGAAGAAGAAAGCCATGAAGTTGAAAGAGCTGTCAGTCCTGCAGGGGGAGAATaatcatcagaaatgatctgaTTCAGCAGAACAGCAGGAAGAAGTGTCGCTCAGAGGGAAACAGGCTTACTTCAAGGCCTTGTAGATGGGCCTGAACCAGCACACGTAGGAACAAGGGGTGAAGAGGATGAGCCACAGGATAGCCATGCCAAAGTTGGTAGCTCCACCGCCTCCACACATCCATGCcagacagccaatcagattcaCAGCTAGTGTGGCACTATGCACTATCAGcgtcacagaggaggaggaaggatgacaaaaacataaaagactgggggggggggaataacAAACACTACCCCACAGACTGTATTACTCATAACTCAGCAGGATTTAATCACCATGAATATCAGCAACTATGTAATACCATATTTCCagttaaagaaattaaagagttaaaactacaataataaaatattatatagAGGTACAAtttatttaacacacacacagcacatcatTTCTACTCTACAAGTCCCAAACATAATGTGTACACTAAACTATCTTTTCACCAgacttacatttttgttttcaaatagCAGAACCTATGTGATAATGAAAAAACACACCATAATGCTCATGTGAATGTAGCAATTTGACACATCGCTGCTATCTACTTTTACAACTTATTTACAAATTTGTGTTCTAGATTAGCAGATAATAACTGATTGTGGAGTTGGTGGGTCTCAGATAATAGTAATGAATAGTGATTAATAACAGAGGACATAAAAGTTTTTGAGAGCTCAACATAGCATCAAAAATCCTGGTTTTCTCTCATCGGTGGACCAAAATCTGGGTTTCAAtcacagaaaagaaacaaagttaACAAATAACAGAAATAATTGCCATTCATTTTCTACCAATCAGTTGTGCTTCGGATCTGTTTCTAAAATGAAAACCGTGGATATCTGGCTCTGTGGCATGAGACCGGTCAGTCTGGCTTCCCAGCTGCACTGGAGTGTTTGCACTCTTTAGTTCCCATAATATTTTGGGTAAAACAAAGTAGCAcagtaggaggaggaggatgagtaGACAGGTTAATGGCTTACTGCGAGGTGCATGCAAATACTGACGACTTTGAATTGTACTGCAAAGCAAAAAAGCACTCACAGATCCAAAGGTAGTACAGCCTCTTGCACATGGTGCGATGTTGGTCTGGGATCTCATTGAAGTCTTGGTAAAAACACGGCTTAAGGGGGATGAAGCGAGGAAGGGGGGGGAAGTTGTTTTCTAGGACACAAAGACATAACTCAGTGCCACACATGAAGAAACCGAGTCAGGAGAGGCTTTATTTAACCTTTACAAATGGGGTGACTGACTGTGCATTAAGATGGACGAAGGGGAAAGGAAAGCTCACCTGCCATGATTCACTGCTTTCCTCCACTTGCAAACCAGGCACACAGACTTCAGTCTCAGCTGCCTTGAAAACCAAACTGCACAGCAGAGAAGTGTATGATTGAGTGTAACATCACTCAATCAGGCCACAATCACTGCAATAAAAGACTTTTACATTCTGATACGATTTGGAGGAAGGAGATACCCATGGTAGTACCCATGGTGGTACCCATGGTGGTACCCATGGTGGTACCCAGCCTCCTGAAGAGCACCAGATGAACCTGTTTTCTTGGCCACATATTTTAGCGGTGTAATGCGCGCGTCAGGACACAGTGTGGCCTTGTCGTGATCCTCAAATGTATATCCTTTGGGTGCAAAGTAGGCGTATTAGCGACCCATAGAGTTTAAAGACTGGACTATACATAGCGTCGCTGTCTGTTTACCTCCTTATCACTGCTAATAGGCTACGATCAACCACCTTCCATATTTGACTGTGTTAGAAAATCATATTTGCAGTGCATGTCATGGTGGATGTATGGTGGATTGAAGGACACCTTTCTGGCAGAGATAAAACAATCTGTGCCACGAAAATACAGTCTGACTGAGGTTGCTTTTATGCATTGTGACTCTCCGGCTGTCTTAAGCGTGTATTTCTTTCGGCTGGCAGCAGTGATGCTGCGGTGGGACACAGTGCATTGTGATTACGGGCGATGGAGGAGCGTCCTTCAGCCTTCGCGACAGGCTGCTGAGTCGGGGCTGCTTCTTCATCCGGACGTCGAGCAAGTCGAGCCCAAACTCATCACAGTAAACAGCCCGTCCTACACATTTTGAGGTTTTACCGAAGTTAtaatctgctttaaaaaaaaaaaatacaataatttcCCTCCCTCTCTAGCTGGAGAGCAATGAATGAAAATGCAGTGTCCTACCTCCGGTTCCGTCCGTGAATGTCGCTAGAATCCCTGCGTCCGTTTCAGTTGCATCCTACGATTTCATTTGTATTAAAGCACAGCGGCGAAAACAACTGGATCTGGCGCTAATCAGACGAAAATGTCGCGTTATTCCTCAAATGATGGGTTTGGGAGTAAGAGGCGGTCACGTGACGTAAGGTCTTTTCTTTACGCACATACCCCGCCCCGCCCGCTCCTCATCGCCTTGCTGTACCCGCCCGGGTAGGACCACGGCCCAGAGAAAAATATGGGATTTGTTGCTGACCTGAACCGACCAatcagaaagcagaaaaatttCAGGCCTTCACCAATGGCTGCACAGTGTTAAAAATCAGAGGAGGCATTACACAACCTGACCTGATTGGCTGCCTGTTATCTTACACTCCTCTAATAAAGATACCACTTTTTAATAGGAAGTATAAACAAATATGATTGTAcatggggattttttttgtagTAGTGTTTAATTTATATGAAAGTGCAATACATGaataacaaaaaactgaacgcacacacatatacacatacatacagtgtatcacaaaagtgagtacacccctcacatgtctgcatatatttaagtatatcttttcatgggacaacactgacaaaatgacactttgacacaatgaaaagtagtctgtgtgcagcttctataacagtcttcatgtagcgcaacaatacgtcttttaagatcctcagaaagttctttgccatgaggtgccatgttggaacttttaTTTGACccgtatgagagagtgtgagagctgtactacaaaattgaacacacctgttccctgtgcacacctgagacctagtaaaactaacgagtcacatgacattttggaggggaaatgacaagcagtgttCAATTTGGACAtctacgggtgtagtctcttaggggtgtactcacatttgttgccgctggtttagacattaatggctgtatattgagttattttgagggaagaataaatttacactgttatataagctgcacacagactacttttcattgtgtcaaagtgtcattttgtcagtattgtcccatgaaaagatatacttaaatatctgcagaaatgtgaggcgtgtactgtatttccatgtatgtttacacATATTTAAACCAGtgtacctatttcccattttcataacaaaatataaagaaatgaagcatGGCGCAAAACTCTCTATTGTGCCAGCCCACGCTCTGGCTGTGGACACAGCCTTAATTCTGGGCAGCAGCTGAAGCAGTGATGTTTAGTTTCTGCTCTCAAACATTAGATGGCTCTCTGAAACATCAGCACAGTCTGCATCGtgaatgctgccttcaggtgtCCTGGTAAATTTTAGACTCCAGAAAGTAGAACGAAATTTTATAGGCGGCAAACCTAACATACACTGACGTTTATACCGAATCCAATTGTGTGCTCTGCCTTTGTCCCAAACTTCTTTAACAGCGCGGTTCCCACgtttttttcagctgctgatCTATCAGATGTGTTTCGCACATAGTTTCCAAAAGGCAGAACTGCGCTTGAACGCAGCAGTGCCTGAAGCTAACGCTAGCTTTTCCCTCAGTGCTATGAGTTAAGCAAGACTGAAGGTAAGGGCAAATATTATATTCCTAAACTCTGTCTGCCAAATTTAATAGATATGAGTGCCACAGTGATGTATCCCCATTACCTACAGCGACCTGCAGTAGTCCGACAAAGCTGTATTTATTAAAGGGCGACAGATATGCTCACTTGTAGTGGctcagctaatgttagctacgCAAACGTCGCTCCTTCCACAGCATTAGAAACTAGATACAGTAACAATAAAAATCAGTACTAATAACTGTGATTGAACTTCCATTTGTGTCCTAATATTGGTCTTAAAGGTTTGGATCAATCTAACTTAGTAGAAGCTAAAGTAGTAGAGGTGCTGAGCTTAGCCAGTGCCCCAGTTTAAAAAACTAGgagtgaggtgtgtgtgtgtgtgtcaggcttTGCATCCCAAGCAGACCATGTCTcccctttcaaagtaaaagtaaaaaaaaaaaggcagcgaGATTACATACTGCCACAGTATTCATCAGAAAGGGCAAATGTTGAATTATAACATCCTCCTTTTAATGTGAGGATTTGAGTGAAATAATATTATAGTAGTCTTAACAGTTGAGGGGTTTATGAGCATttcattgtaaaaataaatcagcaaattaaattttaaaaaatgaggagaGGGCTTCTTGAATATGAAGACTTAAAGCGTGATGGGAAAAACTAAATCAGATAGGAAGGCATCTAAAGACATAAGATGCAAAATGAGGTAATAAATCAAGGAAGAAAATCAGTAAATGAATCCATATTATAAGTAATTGTTGACTGCAGTCTTACATTTTTGTTAGCCCGTAAACATGTTATCATTAGGgagtttgattgttttttgtgcttttaaagCATAACCTAGATCTTGGCTGCACTAATGCTTGTGCTATCTTATCTTTCTGTACACAGTGCTGGGAATGCAGCCACCGCTGCCACCTGAAGCAGTCAGAGAGCTGGTGTGCTCCTGCCTGCAAAGAGACCCTGTAGCAGCAGACCTACGCTGCAGCctctttgttgctgctgctcagagctacAAGAGGGACTCTTTGCTCAGACCATTCCCTCCTCGATACTTAAATGGTGACAATAAGGACTTTGAGGAGTTGGTAAGCGCTGAAGTGACTGTCAGAACCTCTTGAAGATCCTCTATTATAGGCCAGTGGTAGCCTTAAGTATCTGGGAGCCTGTTTTAAAAGCTAATGTGGGGCCTCACCTACAGAAGCAACAGAAATCACAATATAGTTAGGCACAGAGAAAATCATGTGGGCCCGGCCTTTCCAAGACCATTTGGTGTACATACTTACCTAAATGTTCCAGTTTAATCATACAAACCTCATACAGCCTCAGGGGGTAGCATCAAGGACACCAAAACCACCATCAACTGCACCTCATATAGTCTGGCATAGCAGCCATATATTCACTCACACAGCTAACTGATCAGAATGATCATCCCACCT
It contains:
- the scamp5a gene encoding secretory carrier-associated membrane protein 5 — translated: MAENNFPPLPRFIPLKPCFYQDFNEIPDQHRTMCKRLYYLWILHSATLAVNLIGCLAWMCGGGGATNFGMAILWLILFTPCSYVCWFRPIYKALKTDSSFNFMAFFFVFMAQVVISIIQTVGIPGWGVCGWLATITFFSTNIGSAVVMLIPTIMFTAVAVLSFIALSKVHNFYRGSGGSLGKAQEEWATGAWKNPHVQQAAQQAAMGAAQGAMQQNQYSAAPTYNYDEPM